Proteins from a single region of Juglans microcarpa x Juglans regia isolate MS1-56 chromosome 5S, Jm3101_v1.0, whole genome shotgun sequence:
- the LOC121267248 gene encoding uncharacterized protein LOC121267248 has product MKAILGSQGLWEIIEKGNFVEPQNEVFESSPKGSLGERKEERSMCAHLIHQGLDDDMFEKVANETNSKQAWDTLQNSVMGVEKVKKVCLQILRAEFESLLMKESESISNYFIRVLAVVNQLKRLGEKLEDVRVVEKILRSLNFKFDHVVVAIEESKDLEVMSIGKLNGSLRTHEERMNRGKQEQVEQAEQAKLSLKAKGEAYENSRRGQGRGRG; this is encoded by the coding sequence ATGAAGGCTATCCTTGGTTCCCAAGGATTATGGGAGATTATTGAGAAAGGTAATTTCGTTGAACCTCAAAATGAGGTTTTTGAATCAAGCCCAAAAGGAAGCCttggagaaagaaaggaagaaagatcaATGTGTGCTCATCTTATTCATCAAGGCTTAGATGATGACATGTTCGAGAAGGTAGCCAACGAAACAAACTCCAAGCAAGCATGGGATACTCTTCAAAATTCCGTCATGGGAGTTGAAAAAGTGAAGAAAGTGTGTCTTCAAATTCTAAGGGCTGAGTTTGAATCTCTTTTGATGAAAGAAAGTGAATCCATTTCAAATTACTTCATAAGAGTCTTGGCGGTGGTGAATCAACTGAAGAGGCTTGGAGAAAAATTGGAAGATGTTCGTGTTGTTGAGAAGATTCTTCGCTCTCTCAACTTCAAATTTGACCATGTAGTGGTAGCCATTGAAGAATCTAAAGATTTGGAGGTCATGTCCATCGGAAAATTAAATGGATCCTTACGGACTCATGAAGAAAGAATGAACCGAGGCAAGCAAGAGCAAGTGGAGCAAGCCGAGCAAGCAAAGCTTTCATTGAAAGCTAAAGGAGAAGCTTATGAAAATAGTAGAAGAGGCCAAGGACGCGGAAGAGGTTGA